A window from Streptomyces sp. NBC_00299 encodes these proteins:
- a CDS encoding FkbM family methyltransferase, protein MTLAASIAPLLPTRVVAAVARAVYPRFEPELARLAELCPAGCGTAVDVGGWYGPWTRRLSRRARRVVTVEPVPHLARLLAATAPPNVRVVQAAAAERPGTARLWLPPHDAGDRGVSSLVRRNIHATALPVSCVTLDELGLKDVGFVKVDVDGSELAVLRGATGLLARDRPALFVELESRIQPIAPVLTYLSLLGYDGWVLPGRDWIPLSAFPLEAHQAEAAHVVTHGLLRRVLPFRGPRYVNSVLFLPDGRRPVGDDGAHALRKAPR, encoded by the coding sequence ATGACCCTGGCCGCGAGCATCGCCCCACTCCTGCCGACCCGCGTGGTCGCCGCCGTCGCCCGGGCCGTGTACCCGCGCTTCGAGCCCGAGCTGGCCCGGCTGGCGGAGCTGTGCCCCGCCGGGTGCGGGACGGCCGTGGACGTCGGCGGGTGGTACGGCCCGTGGACGCGGCGGCTGTCGCGGCGGGCCCGCCGGGTGGTGACCGTGGAACCGGTCCCGCACCTCGCGCGGCTCCTCGCCGCGACGGCCCCGCCCAACGTCCGGGTCGTGCAGGCCGCGGCGGCCGAGCGTCCCGGCACGGCCCGGCTCTGGCTGCCGCCGCACGACGCGGGCGACCGGGGGGTGTCCTCCCTGGTCCGCCGGAACATCCACGCCACGGCACTCCCGGTCAGCTGTGTCACCCTCGACGAACTCGGCCTCAAGGACGTCGGGTTCGTCAAGGTCGACGTGGACGGCAGCGAGCTCGCGGTGCTGCGCGGCGCGACCGGTCTCCTCGCGCGCGACCGGCCCGCCCTGTTCGTCGAGCTGGAGTCCCGCATCCAGCCGATCGCCCCGGTGCTGACGTATCTCTCCCTGCTCGGCTACGACGGCTGGGTCCTGCCCGGCCGCGACTGGATCCCCCTGTCCGCCTTCCCGCTGGAGGCACACCAGGCCGAGGCCGCCCATGTCGTCACCCACGGCCTGCTGCGCCGCGTGCTGCCGTTCCGAGGCCCCCGGTACGTCAATTCGGTCCTCTTTCTCCCCGACGGCCGCCGCCCCGTGGGCGACGATGGAGCGCATGCCCTCCGGAAAGCACCCCGCTAG
- a CDS encoding Trm112 family protein, which yields MKPDDPLLQILACPLDKGPLHLVVPDEPSARTAAEALYNPRLHRRYPIVDGIPQLLPASGEQVSDDEHEELLKRMAP from the coding sequence ATGAAGCCCGATGACCCGTTGCTCCAGATCCTGGCGTGCCCGCTCGACAAGGGGCCGTTGCACCTGGTCGTACCGGACGAGCCGAGTGCCCGGACGGCGGCCGAGGCGCTGTACAACCCGCGCCTGCACCGCCGCTACCCGATCGTGGACGGCATCCCGCAGCTGCTGCCGGCCTCCGGGGAGCAGGTCTCCGACGACGAACACGAGGAACTACTCAAACGGATGGCCCCATGA